Proteins encoded together in one Dasypus novemcinctus isolate mDasNov1 chromosome 9, mDasNov1.1.hap2, whole genome shotgun sequence window:
- the AKR1A1 gene encoding aldo-keto reductase family 1 member A1: protein MAASCVLLHTGQKMPLIGLGTWKSEPGQVKAAVKYALSVGYRHIDCAAIYGNEPEIGDALKENIGPGKAVPREELFVTSKLWNTKHHPEDVEPALRKTLADLQLEYLDLYLMHWPYAFERGDNPFPKNADDTIRYDSTHYKETWKALEALVAKGLVRALGLSNFSSRQIDDVLSVASVRPAVLQVECHPYLAQNELIAHCQGHGLQVTAYSPLGSPDRAWHHPDEPVLLEDPVVLALAEKYGRSPAQVLLRWQVQRKVICIPKSTTSSRILQNIQVFDFTLTPEEMKQLDSLNKNWRYIVPMITVNGKQVPRDAGHPLYPFNDPY from the exons ATGGCAGCCTCCTGTGTTCTCCTGCACACTGGGCAGAAGATGCCCCTGATTGGACTGGGCACCTGGAAGAGTGAGCCTGGCCAG GTAAAAGCAGCTGTTAAGTATGCCCTCAGTGTTGGCTATCGCCACATTGACTGTGCTGCTATCTATGGCAATGAGCCTGAGATCGGGGACGCCCTGAAGGAGAACATAGGACCAGGCAAG GCAGTACCTCGGGAGGAACTGTTCGTGACATCTAAGCTGTGGAACACCAAGCACCACCCTGAGGATGTAGAGCCTGCCCTTCGGAAGACTCTGGCTGACCTCCAGCTAGAGTATTTGGATCTGTACCTCATGCACTGGCCTTATGCTTTTGA GCGGGGAGACAACCCCTTCCCTAAGAACGCTGATGATACTATCCGTTATGACTCCACCCACTACAAGGAGACCTGGAAGGCTCTGGAGGCACTGGTGGCCAAAGGGCTGGTGCGGGCACTGGGCTTGTCCAACTTCAGCAGCCGGCAGATTGATGATGTCCTTAGTGTGGCCTCTGTGCGCCCAGCCGTCCTTCAG GTTGAGTGCCACCCATACCTGGCTCAGAATGAGCTGATTGCCCATTGCCAAGGACACGGCCTGCAAGTGACTGCTTATAGCCCTCTGGGCTCCCCTGATCGTGCTTGGCACCATCCTGATGAGCCTGTCCTGCTCGAGGATCCAGTTGTCCTGGCACTGGCTGAAAAGTATGGCCGGTCTCCAGCTCAAGTCTTGCTGAG GTGGCAGGTCCAGCGGAAAGTGATCTGTATCCCCAAGAGTACCACTTCTTCCCGTATCCTTCAGAACATCCAG gTATTTGACTTCACTCTCACCCCAGAAGAGATGAAGCAGCTAGATTCCCTGAACAAAAATTGGCGCTACATCGTGCCCATGATTACG GTGAATGGGAAGCAGGTCCCAAGAGATGCTGGGCACCCTCTGTACCCCTTTAATGACCCATACTGA